A single genomic interval of Hydractinia symbiolongicarpus strain clone_291-10 chromosome 8, HSymV2.1, whole genome shotgun sequence harbors:
- the LOC130654347 gene encoding uncharacterized protein LOC130654347, with amino-acid sequence MMQRVFRGLIHAKKCRGKKCDLLLCKNIKSVLLHTHQCGRADKCKTKRFIIQLCEHHQQMCCNKNCEVEFCQEIARKKKEDEIHRMFLINKKEKQLEQESTVRNLQSEESGQRNISIIPSMQSSSFITGLQPNFAPWPPGFGPLPGGQFFFPNVPLPCPYGMENQINQICTESDNSQMAQPAHYSFPQLQGNSVGDRTKIYNSEMSDEISQLPPSQPDDLYTELEPERSAKVEESSISPTEEMYYQLLREKERGTKSVLPSLSPNDLQTILMARGEGAQILSPVTDNRANYSEVLSFSQQDNSPHSSQESELEENPIPTNNYESTKPLSNTFLPSKKVDSIYNQQQLQARHEGSDRFKTEAEWSKIDFVKQQMLQEELDVETETADETDSDGISKPDYYDDEFSQSIPAHKHIEQSTITSIERNFLNIIKGQKLK; translated from the exons atgatGCAGAGGGTGTTCAGAGGACTAATTCATGCTAAGAAATGTCGAGGTAAAAAATGTGATCTGCTTTTGTGCAAGAACATTAAATCTGTTTTATTGCACACTCACCAGTGTGGCAGAGCAGACAAGTGCAAAACAAAACGTTTTATAATCCAGTTATGCGAGCATCATCAACAAATGTGTTGCAACAAAAATTGTGAAGTTGAATTCTGCCAAGAGATAgccagaaagaaaaaagaagatgaaATACACAGGATGTTCCTTATTAATAAA AAAGAGAAGCAGTTGGAACAGGAATCAACTGTACGTAACTTACAGTCAGAAGAATCTGGTCAGCGCAATATATCAATTATCCCTAGTATGCAAAGTAGCAGCTTTATAACGGGTTTACAACCTAACTTTGCTCCTTGGCCACCCGGATTCGGACCACTGCCAGGGGGTCAATTTTTCTTTCCTAATGTTCCTCTCCCCTGTCCTTACGGCATGGAGAATCAAATCAACCAAATATGTACAGAGAGTGATAATTCTCAAATGGCGCAGCCTGCACATTACTCCTTCCCTCAACTTCAAGGGAACAGTGTAGGTGATAGAACGAAAATTTATAATTCGGAAATGTCGGATGAAATATCACAACTACCTCCTTCTCAGCCTGATGATTTATATACTGAATTAGAACCAGAAAGAAGCGCAAAAGTCGAAGAAAGTTCAATTTCTCCTACAGAAGAAATGTACTATCAATTATTGCGTGAAAAAGAACGTGGTACAAAGTCGGTATTACCGAGCTTATCACCGAATGACCTACAAACCATTTTAATGGCAAGAGGGGAAGGTGCTCAAATCCTTTCTCCCGTAACAGATAACCGTGCAAACTATTCTGAAGTTCTTAGCTTTTCACAACAAGATAATTCTCCTCACAGTTCTCAAGAATCTGAACTTGAAGAGAACCCGATTCCAACCAACAACTACGAAAGTACAAAGCCGTTATCTAACACATTTTTACCTTCGAAGAAAGTCGATTCTATTTATAATCAACAACAATTACAAGCACGGCATGAAGGCAGCGACAGATTTAAGACTGAAGCTGAATGGAGTAAAATAGATTTTGTAAAGCAGCAAATGCTGCAGGAAGAATTGGACGTGGAGACAGAGACGGCTGATGAAACAGATAGCGATGGAATATCAAAACCAGATTATTATGACGATGAATTTTCCCAAAGCATTCCTGCGCATAAACATATAGAGCAAAGCACGATAACTTCAATCGAAAGAAATTTTCTGAATATCATTAAAGGACAaaagttgaaataa